A stretch of DNA from Spiroplasma endosymbiont of Nebria brevicollis:
TATTACTAAAAATAATGAAATTATTGTTAAAGATAATGGTCGTGGTATCCCAACTGATATCCATCCAAAAACTAATATTTCCACAGTAGAAACAGTTTTTACTACTCTTCATGCTGGTGGTAAATTTGATAATGGTTCATATAAAGTATCTGGTGGTCTACATGGTGTTGGTGCTTCAGTTGTTAATGCTTTAAGCAAGTATTTAGAAGTTACTATTTATCGTGATGGTAATGTTCACTTTCAAAGATATGTTGATGGTGGTAATTCTGAATTACCACTAGCAATTATTGGTAAAAGTGATAAAACAGGAACAAGTGTATTATTCAAACCAGATGAAACTATTTTTACTGAAACAATTACTTTTAGTTTTATTATCATTAAAACAAGATTAAGGCAATTAGCTTTTTTAAATAAAGGTCTTACTATTCAAGTTATTGATGAGCGTGAAAATAAAGAAGAAACTTTTTACTATGAAGGTGGAATTAAAGAGTATGTTTCTTATTTAAATGAGAAATTTGAACCATTAAAACATGAAATTATCTATGGCGAACTTGAAATTAGTAATATTAATACTGAAATAGCTTTTCAATATAATGAAAGTGAAGAAGCACAGTTATTCTCATTTTGTAATAATATTAATACTCCCGAAGGTGGAACTCATGAAGATGGTTTTCGTTTAGCTTTAGCAAGAGAATTAAATGCATATGCACGAAAAAATAATCTTTTAAAAAGCAATGAAGAAGCATTTACTGGTGATGATGTTAAAGAAGGAATACTAGCTATTATTTCAATCAAACATCCAAATCCTCAATATGAAGGGCAAACTAAAACTAAATTAGGTAACTCTGAAGTTAGGAAAATTGTTTCAGGCGCAGCAGGAAAATTTATTAATAAATTTTTATTAGAAAATCCTAGTGAAGCTAAAATTATTATTAATAAAGTTATTTTATCTGTAAGTGCACGTTTAGCTTCAAAAAAAGCACGTGAAAATGTGATGACTGCACGAAAAAATCCTTTACAATTTTCTAATTTACCAGGTAAATTGGCAGATTGTTCATCGAAGGATCCAACTAAAACTGAAGTTTTTCTTGTGGAAGGAGAGTCAGCTGGTGGTACTGCTAAATTAGGAAGAAGTAGAGAAATTCAAGCTATTTTACCTTTAAGAGGAAAAATTATAAATGTTGAAAAAGCACGTTTGTTAAAAGTTTTTGCTGATGAAGAAATAAATAATCTTATTATTTCTTTTGGCTGTGGCGTTGGTAAAGAATTTAATATTGCTAAAACTCGTTATCATAAAATTGTTATTATGACCGATGCTGATGTTGATGGATCACATATTAGAACATTGTTATTAACGTTCTTTTATCGTTATATGCGTCCTTTAATTGATGCTGGTTATATATATATTGCCCAACCGCCATTATATAAATTCTATAGTGGTAAGTTTGTTAAATACGCCTATAGTGATCAAGAATTACAAGATGTTAAAAATAATTTTACCGGAACTAATTATAATATCCAACGTTATAAGGGATTAGGAGAAATGAACGCCACCCAATTATGGGAAACAACTATGAATCCAGAAAATAGAATTTTATGGAAAGTAAGTATTGATGATGCATCAGAAGCAGATGAAACATTTTCAATTTTAATGGGAAAAGATGTGTTTCCTCGAAAAGAATTTATTCAAGAAAATGCTAAGTATGTTAAAAACATTGATGCTTAAAAATCAATAAAATATGATCCAGGAGTGAATTTATGAGTGAAGAAACCATAATAAATAAATATAATCGTAATATTTCTGAAGAAATGAGAAATAGTTTTTTAGAGTATTCAATGTCAGTTATTGTATCAAGAGCATTACCAGATGCCCGAGATGGATTAAAACCTGTCCACCGTAGGATTTTGTATTCGTTAGCAATTTTAGGAATGACTTATGATAAACCATACAAGAAATCAGCACGTGTTGTTGGTGAATGTATTGGTAAATTTCATCCACATGGTGATACTGCTGTTTATGAAACAATGGTAAGAATGTCACAAGAATTTAACTATCGTTATCCATTGGCAGATGGTCAAGGTAACTTTGGTTCAATTGATGGTGATAGTGCTGCTGCTATGCGTTATACTGAAGTAAGAATGAGTAAAATGGCAGGCGAATTAGTAAAAGATTTAAATAAAGAAACTGTTTCATTTGTTGACAACTATGATGGTGCTGAAAAAGAGCCTAGTGTGATGCCTGCTTATTTTCCTAATTTACTTGTCAATGGAACTACAGGTATTGCTGTGGGAATGGCCACAAGTATTCCTCCTCATAATTTAAATGAAATTATTGAAGCAATTATTTATGTTGCTAAAAATCCAGAATGTGACATTATTGAATTATTGGATATTATTAAAGGTCCTGATTTTCCAACAGGAGCTATGATTTTAGGTGTTAATTCAATTAAAAATGCTTACTTAAATGGTAGAGCATCTATTACTGTTCGCAGTAAAACTAAAATAGAAAAATTACCTAGTGGCAAGGCAGCTATTATTGTTGAGGAGATTCCTTATCAAACTAATAAAATTAATCTGATAAATAATATTGTTAAAGCAGTACAAGAAAAAAAAGTAAATTATATTACTGATTTACGCGATGAATCAAACCGTGAAGGTATTAGGTTAGTATTAGAAATTAAAAACATTGATCATGCTGAACTTATTTTAAATCAACTATATAAATTTACCTCACTACAAACATATTTTACAATTAATTTATTAGCATTACATAATAAACAACCAAAAGTAATGAATTTGAAAGAATTAATGGAAATTTATATTACCCATCAAATTGAAATTATTCTTAAAAAAGCTAATTTTGAATTAAAAAAACATGAACATCAATTTCATATTATTTCAGGTCTTGTTAAAGCATTAAAAAATATTAATATTATAATTGAATTAATTAAAGCTTCTAAAAAAACAGATGAAGCTTTATTTGAATTGCAAAATAAATTAGAATTTTCTGAAAAACAAGCAAAAGCTATTTTAGAAATGAGATTGCAACGTTTAACTGGTTTAGAACAAGAAAAACTAAGTAATGAATTACTATTAATTGGAGAAGAAATTACTCGTTTAAGAATTTTAATTAGCGAACCTGAAAAACAAGTTGAATTAATGATTTCACAATTAACAATCATTAAAGAAAATTATGGAGATGAAAGAAGAACTGAAATCATTGAAAATTATGAAGGAGAAATCATTGATGAAGCTCTAATAAAAGAAGAGCAAGTAGTAATTACACTATCAAAAAGTGGATATATCAAACGCTTACCATTAGATACTTATCGTACTCAAAACCGTGGTGGAGTTGGAGTAAAAGGGGTTGGTGGTGACAATGATATTAATAGTGATGATATTGATAAAGTATTAATTACTTCTACTCATTCTGATTTGTTAATTTTTAGTAATAAAGGTAAAGTTTATCGTATTCGTGCTCACGTAGTTCCTGCTTATTCACGAACAGCCAAAGGTACACCAATTATTAATTTAATTTCTACTGAAAAAAATGAAACAATTAAAACCATAATTTCATTATCTGACAGTTATGATAAAAAAACTAATCTATTTTTTGTTACTAAAAAAGGCATTATTAAACGTTCAACTTTAGACCAATTTGAATCTATCCGTCAAAATGGAAAAATAGCCATTACGTTAAAACCTAATGACCAATTGGTTAGTGTCTTAAAAACAACAGGTGACAATGAAATTATTATCGCTGTTGCTACAGGTAGAGCAGTAAGAATCCATGAAAGTCAAGTACGAGTAATGTCGAGAACTGCAGCTGGTGTTAAAGGAATTGATACAAAAGGGACTCATGTTATCGGTATGTGTGCTAACCAAGACACTAATTTGGTTTTATCAATTAGTGAAAAAGGATATGGTAAAATTAGCCCATTTGATGAATATCGTCTATTAAACCGTGGTGGTAAAGGTGTAATTTCAATGAAATTAACACCAAAAACTGGAAAATTAATTGAAATAAATACAATAGATAATACTTATAACAGTAATGATTTATTAATAATTACTTTAAAAGGAACTGTTATTAGATTTTCACTTGAAGATATTAGAACAACAGGAAGAAATACGATTGGTGTAAAACTAATTAGATTTAAAACAGAAGATGATGCTATTTCCTCAATTGTAACAATTCCCATTACTAAAGAAAAAACTATTTTTATTGAATAATCAGAGGTGAAAAATGATAGATATAGAAAAAATTCGCAATAATATTGAAAAAGTTATTACAAAATTAAAAACAAGAAATCAAGACTATAGTAAAGAACTAAATAATATATTGAAATTAGATTTAAAAATTCGTAGTTTAAAAACTAAAAATCAACAATTTGAAGCAGAAAGTAACAAACAATCTAAAAAAAATGGTGAATTAATTAGTCTTAAAAAAAATCAAGAAGTAAATCAAATTAAAGAAAAAATGAGTACTTTAAAAAAAGAAATTATTATTAATAATCTAGAAATAAACAAAATTGAATTAGAAATAAACGATTTAATGGCTAAAATTCCTAATATTCCTCATGTTTCTGTTCCTGTTGGCGAAGATGAACATAATAATGTTGAAATTAGAAAATGAGGTAAAATCACTAAAGAAACAAGCAGTCCCCATTGGGATATAGTTGAAGCATTGGATATAATTGATTTTTCACGTGCGACTAAACTTAGTGGCACAAGATTTATTATGTATAAAAATAAAGGTGCGCTTTTAGTAAGGGCATTAATGAATTTTATGATTGATTCGCATATAAAAATAGGATATGTTGAATTTTTACCACCTTTAATTGTTAACAAGGAAAACTTATTTGGTACTGGACAGTTACCTAAATTTAGTGAAGATTTATTTCAATTAACCAATGAACAATATCTAATTCCAACAGCTGAAGTACCATTAACTAATATTTACCGTAATGAAATTATTGAGTTTTCACAATTACCTATTAAAATGTGTGCTTATACGCCTTGCTTTCGTTCAGAAACAGGCTCAGCTGGTAGAGATACGAGAGGTATTATTAGATTACATCAATTCAATAAAGTAGAACTAGTACAAATTGTTGATCCTGAAAAATCTTATCAAGCATTAGAAGAACTTACAAATAATGCTGAAGCAATTTTAAAAAGTTTAAACATTCCATATCGAGTTATTAGTCTTTGTACAGGAGATATGGGTTTTAGTTCTGCTAAAACTTATGATTTGGAATTATGAATGCCATCGCAAAATTGTTATCGTGAAGTTTCTTCATGTAGTAATTGTGAAGATTTTCAAAGTAGAAGAATGAAAACAAGAAGTAAAAAAGATGATAACTGCAAAATTTTTCCTCATACTTTAAATGGTTCTGGACTAGCTATTGATCGTGTTGTAGCAGCAATCTTAGAAAATTTTTACGATGAAAAAATAAAAGTCTTAAATATTCCTGAGGTATTACAATCTTATATGAACAATTTAAAAACTATCTAAGTTTAAAATTGTTTCACGTGAAACAATTTTAGAAGGATTATAAAAATGACAGAAATAGAAAAATTGTTAGAAATGAATTATGAATATGTATGCGATTATCTTAAAAATAAATATGGAAATGTTCCAAAAGATTATTTTGTAGATAAAACAATATTGTTATCAACACCTGAATGAGCTAGGATTTCACCTTTTAATTATCAAAAAGCTGATAGATTAGTTTATTGTAACTTATTAGAACATTTAGTTTTACATATCAAAATATTTGAATACCCTTATCCTAACAAAAATCCAATGATGGCTGTTGGAGTTGGAGGAATTTTTGAATTTATAGTTCCTGAATTAAATGATATTTATAGTGGAATTCAATATAAACAACCATGAAAACAGAAAGTTATTGAAAATATTATTTCTTTAAAAACTGAATACTTCAAATGTATTAAAAAAATAATCGAACTTAATTTTCCTTATTCGTTACTAAATTCATTTAATACAAAATATGGTTTATGAAATAATGAAATATACGAACAATTAAAAAAACTAATTTATTTTCAGAAAAAGTTGCTATAATTAATAATGCCATTGCAACAATTACATTCGAACCTGGTCAGGACTGAAAGGTAGCAGCCATAAGGATTAGGATTGTGTGCAGTGGTTTTATTTTGTAAAATAAATAGTAGAGGGAAAGTTAAATGAAAAATCAAAACTATATGGAAATGGCTTTAAAACTTGCTAAAAAAGCATCTGTTAATGGTGATGTGCCTGTTGGGGCTATCATTGTTGATGAAAACGGTAAAATTATTGGTAGAGGTTTTAATAAAAAAGAAAAAGAACAGGACCCAACTCAGCACGCTGAGATTATTGCTATAAAAAAAGCATGTAAAAAAAATGGTAACTGACGTTTAATAAACTGTACTATTTATACAACACTAGAGCCATGTTTAATGTGTGTTGGTGCTCTTTTACAAACTAGAATCAAACATATTGTTTTTGCATTAAAAGATATTAAATTTGGTTGTGTAGATTCACTTTATAATTTAACTCTAGATAAAAGATTTAATCATCGTAGTGATTATACATACTCTTTAAACTTAGATAGTAAAAAAATGCTTCAAACATTTTTTGGTGAAATTCGTAGTTTACAATAATAAGTTTTAATAATATAATTAATAAAAAACTTGTTAGGATAATAGTGAGGTGATTAAAATGAAATACAAATCTTTATATAGAAAATACCGTCCAAATACTTTTTCTGAGATTGTTAGTCAAGAAAATATTGTGAAAATATTAAAAAATTCAATTGCCAACAATACTTTTAATCATGCTTATTTATTTTCAGGAAGTAAAGGAACAGGTAAAACATCAACTGCTAAAATATTTGCTAAAGCAATTAATTGCCAAAGTAATATTAAAGGCGAAGTTTGTGATACTTGTGAAACATGTACCAACATTAATAGCGAAAATTATGTTGATATTTTAGAAATTGATGGAGCTTCTAATAATGGTGTTGATGAAATCAGAAGTATTAGAGAAAATATTAATTTATTACCAATGAACGCTAAATATAAAGTATATATTATTGATGAAGTTCATATGTTAACAACATCTGCTTTTAATGCTTTGTTAAAAACATTAGAGGAGCCACCACAACATATTATTTTTATTTTAGCAACAACAGAACCATATAAAGTCTTACCAACGATTATTTCACGTTGTCAATGATTTGAATTTAAAAAAATAAATGTTGAAGCGACTATTAATCATTTTATTAAAATTTTAAATAGTGAAAAAATTGAGTTTGAAGTAGAAGCTATTAATGAGTTAGCTGTCCTAAGTGACGGTTCATTACGTGACGGTTTAAATTACTTAGAAAAAATATTTAATTATAATAATATTATAACACTTATAAATGTTGAAAAAATATTTTCTGTTCTTTCAATTAAAAATAAAATTAAATTTTTAATCAATATTTTTAATTGTAATATGCAAACAGTTATCGAACAATTAATAATATTTGATGAATATACTATTCAATATAAAAAGTTTATTATTGAATTTATATATGTTATTGAAGATATTATAATTTATCACTTAACAAAAACTAGAGAATTACTTAAAATACTAAATATTTCACAAGTAAATATTTTTTCTGAAGTTGTAAAATCAGATTTATATACCATTTTAAATGCTTTTAATGAAGTTTTAATACAAGATAATGTTGATGACTTAAAACCAATTTTAATTTTAAAAATTCTAAATTTAATTAATATTTTTGAAAGTAAATATACTTTAAATTATGAAGAAATTAGTACTAAACCTGAGGTGGTTACTAACAAATTAGCAATAATTGAACCAGTAAAAACCCCCTTACCAGAAGTAAAAAAAATGCCAGAAATAGTTGAACCAAAAATTAAAGTGGAAATACTGCAAACACAAATTGATAAAAATAATGAAATTTCTCATGCACCAATAATGGAAAATTCCAAAAATAGTGAGATAATTTATAGTGCCATCAATTTAATTTTGCAAGCTGATAAGGACATTAGAAAAGAAGTTAATCAAAAATGAAAAAAAATCACTGATTTTGTTAGTGATAATAAATTTCGCAATATTTCTAAGATATATATTAATACTTTAGTTGCTGCTGCTGCAAAAAATGGCATTATTATTATTACTGAAAATATTATTCAAGCTGATTTAATAAACCAAAAATTTTTAAATAAAGAACATAGAAAATTTTTAACATTTTTATTAGGTAAAGAATATATGATTTTTGCTCTTGATAAAATTCAATGACAAAAAACGAGAAAGAAATATCAAGAGTTATTAACAAAAAATATGCTTCCACAAGCAGAAAATATTACAATTTCACAAGTTATTACTGAAACTATTGATGATAATGATAAAGACCCTACTTTACACTTTGTGCAAAGAATATTTTCAAAAGTAGAAGAAATATAAAAAATATGAGGTGAAGAACATGGATATGAGAAAACTTATGATGCAAGCACAAGCAATGCAAGGCAAACTGGAAAAATTTAAAAAAGAAGAATTCACTTTTTTAAGTAATGATAAATTAATTGAGATAGTTATGACAGGTGATCGTGAAATTATTTCACTTAATATTCAAAAATTACTTCAAGAACTTGAAGATGACTATGAAATGATAAGCGATATGTTGAAAGTAGCTTTAAATGATGCGCTTAAAACTATAGATAAAAAAGAAAAGGCTATTGCTGGTAATTTAAAGTAAATATTAATTTCCTTAATAATATAAACTTGAAAGAGGTAAGATAATGTTATTCATTACGTTTGAAGGTCCAGAAGGTGCGGGAAAAACCACTATTTTAAAAATGATTAAAGAACAATTAAAACAAGATGGTTTTGATGTTCTTGTTACAAGAGAACCAGGTGGT
This window harbors:
- a CDS encoding nucleoside deaminase — protein: MKNQNYMEMALKLAKKASVNGDVPVGAIIVDENGKIIGRGFNKKEKEQDPTQHAEIIAIKKACKKNGNWRLINCTIYTTLEPCLMCVGALLQTRIKHIVFALKDIKFGCVDSLYNLTLDKRFNHRSDYTYSLNLDSKKMLQTFFGEIRSLQ
- the gyrA gene encoding DNA gyrase subunit A gives rise to the protein MSEETIINKYNRNISEEMRNSFLEYSMSVIVSRALPDARDGLKPVHRRILYSLAILGMTYDKPYKKSARVVGECIGKFHPHGDTAVYETMVRMSQEFNYRYPLADGQGNFGSIDGDSAAAMRYTEVRMSKMAGELVKDLNKETVSFVDNYDGAEKEPSVMPAYFPNLLVNGTTGIAVGMATSIPPHNLNEIIEAIIYVAKNPECDIIELLDIIKGPDFPTGAMILGVNSIKNAYLNGRASITVRSKTKIEKLPSGKAAIIVEEIPYQTNKINLINNIVKAVQEKKVNYITDLRDESNREGIRLVLEIKNIDHAELILNQLYKFTSLQTYFTINLLALHNKQPKVMNLKELMEIYITHQIEIILKKANFELKKHEHQFHIISGLVKALKNINIIIELIKASKKTDEALFELQNKLEFSEKQAKAILEMRLQRLTGLEQEKLSNELLLIGEEITRLRILISEPEKQVELMISQLTIIKENYGDERRTEIIENYEGEIIDEALIKEEQVVITLSKSGYIKRLPLDTYRTQNRGGVGVKGVGGDNDINSDDIDKVLITSTHSDLLIFSNKGKVYRIRAHVVPAYSRTAKGTPIINLISTEKNETIKTIISLSDSYDKKTNLFFVTKKGIIKRSTLDQFESIRQNGKIAITLKPNDQLVSVLKTTGDNEIIIAVATGRAVRIHESQVRVMSRTAAGVKGIDTKGTHVIGMCANQDTNLVLSISEKGYGKISPFDEYRLLNRGGKGVISMKLTPKTGKLIEINTIDNTYNSNDLLIITLKGTVIRFSLEDIRTTGRNTIGVKLIRFKTEDDAISSIVTIPITKEKTIFIE
- the gyrB gene encoding DNA topoisomerase (ATP-hydrolyzing) subunit B, translating into MSTITPLNAYNASSIQVLEGLEAVRKRPGMYIGSTAERGLHHLVWEIVDNSIDEALAGFCTKIIVIITKNNEIIVKDNGRGIPTDIHPKTNISTVETVFTTLHAGGKFDNGSYKVSGGLHGVGASVVNALSKYLEVTIYRDGNVHFQRYVDGGNSELPLAIIGKSDKTGTSVLFKPDETIFTETITFSFIIIKTRLRQLAFLNKGLTIQVIDERENKEETFYYEGGIKEYVSYLNEKFEPLKHEIIYGELEISNINTEIAFQYNESEEAQLFSFCNNINTPEGGTHEDGFRLALARELNAYARKNNLLKSNEEAFTGDDVKEGILAIISIKHPNPQYEGQTKTKLGNSEVRKIVSGAAGKFINKFLLENPSEAKIIINKVILSVSARLASKKARENVMTARKNPLQFSNLPGKLADCSSKDPTKTEVFLVEGESAGGTAKLGRSREIQAILPLRGKIINVEKARLLKVFADEEINNLIISFGCGVGKEFNIAKTRYHKIVIMTDADVDGSHIRTLLLTFFYRYMRPLIDAGYIYIAQPPLYKFYSGKFVKYAYSDQELQDVKNNFTGTNYNIQRYKGLGEMNATQLWETTMNPENRILWKVSIDDASEADETFSILMGKDVFPRKEFIQENAKYVKNIDA
- the dnaX gene encoding DNA polymerase III subunit gamma/tau gives rise to the protein MKYKSLYRKYRPNTFSEIVSQENIVKILKNSIANNTFNHAYLFSGSKGTGKTSTAKIFAKAINCQSNIKGEVCDTCETCTNINSENYVDILEIDGASNNGVDEIRSIRENINLLPMNAKYKVYIIDEVHMLTTSAFNALLKTLEEPPQHIIFILATTEPYKVLPTIISRCQWFEFKKINVEATINHFIKILNSEKIEFEVEAINELAVLSDGSLRDGLNYLEKIFNYNNIITLINVEKIFSVLSIKNKIKFLINIFNCNMQTVIEQLIIFDEYTIQYKKFIIEFIYVIEDIIIYHLTKTRELLKILNISQVNIFSEVVKSDLYTILNAFNEVLIQDNVDDLKPILILKILNLINIFESKYTLNYEEISTKPEVVTNKLAIIEPVKTPLPEVKKMPEIVEPKIKVEILQTQIDKNNEISHAPIMENSKNSEIIYSAINLILQADKDIRKEVNQKWKKITDFVSDNKFRNISKIYINTLVAAAAKNGIIIITENIIQADLINQKFLNKEHRKFLTFLLGKEYMIFALDKIQWQKTRKKYQELLTKNMLPQAENITISQVITETIDDNDKDPTLHFVQRIFSKVEEI
- the serS gene encoding serine--tRNA ligase — its product is MIDIEKIRNNIEKVITKLKTRNQDYSKELNNILKLDLKIRSLKTKNQQFEAESNKQSKKNGELISLKKNQEVNQIKEKMSTLKKEIIINNLEINKIELEINDLMAKIPNIPHVSVPVGEDEHNNVEIRKWGKITKETSSPHWDIVEALDIIDFSRATKLSGTRFIMYKNKGALLVRALMNFMIDSHIKIGYVEFLPPLIVNKENLFGTGQLPKFSEDLFQLTNEQYLIPTAEVPLTNIYRNEIIEFSQLPIKMCAYTPCFRSETGSAGRDTRGIIRLHQFNKVELVQIVDPEKSYQALEELTNNAEAILKSLNIPYRVISLCTGDMGFSSAKTYDLELWMPSQNCYREVSSCSNCEDFQSRRMKTRSKKDDNCKIFPHTLNGSGLAIDRVVAAILENFYDEKIKVLNIPEVLQSYMNNLKTI
- a CDS encoding YbaB/EbfC family nucleoid-associated protein; this translates as MDMRKLMMQAQAMQGKLEKFKKEEFTFLSNDKLIEIVMTGDREIISLNIQKLLQELEDDYEMISDMLKVALNDALKTIDKKEKAIAGNLK